The sequence GAACGGCAGGCCGATGTAGGTCGCGGCGATGCCGACCCAGTCGATCTTGTCGGCGAGGAGCGCCTGGTAGTCCTGGCCGAGCGCGACGACCGCGCACAGCGCGAACGCGAACAGCGGGCCGAACGGGAACCACTTCGACCGGTACGGCAACTGGTCGAGCCGGTAGCCCTGCTTCAGGAAACCCTTGCGGAACCGGTAGTGGCTGACCGCGATGCCGAGCCACGTGATGAAGCCGGCCATGCCCGACGTGTTCAGCAACCACAGGTAGACCGTCTTGTCGCCGTACAGCGACGTGAGGAAACACAGCGCGCCGACGGCCGTCGTCGCGTACAGCGCGTTGCGCGGCACACCGCCCGGCGACAGCTTCGCGAACAGCTTCGGCGCGCGGCCTTCGACCGCGAGGTTGTAGAGCATCCGCGTCGACGCGTACATGCCCGAGTTGCCGGCCGACAGCACGGCCGTCAGGATCACCGCGTTCATCACGCCGGCCGCGAACGCGAGGCCCGCGTGGCGGAACACGAGCGTGAACGGGCTCACGCCGATGTCGGTCACGTCGCTCTTCAGCAGGCTCGGATCGGTATAGGGAATCAGCACGCCGATCACGAAGATCGCGAGCACGTAGAACAGCAGGATGCGCCAGAAGATCTGGCGCACCGCGAGCGGGATCGTCGTGCGCGGGTTCTCCGATTCGCCGGCCGCGACGCCGATCATTTCGGTGCCCTGGAACGAGAAGCCCGCGATCATCGCGACGCCGAGCATCGTCGCCCAGCCGCCGGCGAACGGCGCGTCGCCGATCGTGAAGTTGCTCCAGCCCGCGCTCGGGCCGCCCCGCATGATCCCGAAGATCATCAGCAGGCCGACGCCGACGAACGCGAGCACCGTCAGCACCTTGATCAGCGCGAACCAGTATTCGGCTTCACCGAAGCCGCGCACCGACAGCGCGTTGAGCGCGAAGATCAGCGTGAGGAACAGCGCGCTCCACCACATGCCGGGCACATGCGGAAACCAGTAGTGCATCACGAGCTGCGCGGCGACGAGCTCCACCGCCAGCGTCACGGCCCAGCTGTACCAGTAGTTCCAGCCGAGCGCGAAGCCGAAACCTTCATCGACGAACTTCGCGCCGTAGGTCGCGAACGAGCCCGACACGGGCATGAACGCGGCCATTTCTCCGAGGCTCGTCATCAGGAAATAGACCATCAGGCCGATCACCATGTACGCGAGCATCGCGCCCCCGGGGCCGGCCTGCGAGATCGACGCGCCGGACGCGACGAACAGGCCCGTGCCGATCGAGCCGCCGATCGCGATCATCCGCAGATGGCGCGCCTGCAGGCTGCGGTGGAGGGCCGGCTGCGCGGGCGGCGAGCCGGACGGACGGGGCGAATCGGGGCGGGCATCTGAATGCATGGCGGGCGCTGGGCGCTGTCTCCGGGATTGTTTTTCGGTGACGAAGCGCGACGCGTGTGCCGGCCGTCGGCCGGGCAGCGGTGGTGCGTTGCGGAAACGGGCCGGATGAACCGGGCCGCAATGCGTGTCGCCTTCGTCTGTCGTCCGGCTGCCGTTGTGGCGGCCGTCGGCGCACCGGGTGCGTTGCACCTCGACGTCGCACCGATTGTGTGTGCCCGATGTACCGGCGGCAAACGATATTTCCGAACAGGGTGATGCGGCTTTGTCATCAACTTGTGGACGTATCGGCGAAGGCAGTCGGCCCGGCACGCGGCCACCAGCGCGGGCTTGCGACGTGTCCCGCCACGAACAATGAGGATGCGGATTCGTCCCGTTGATGCGAATTCGTCACGTC comes from Burkholderia pyrrocinia and encodes:
- a CDS encoding amino acid permease; amino-acid sequence: MHSDARPDSPRPSGSPPAQPALHRSLQARHLRMIAIGGSIGTGLFVASGASISQAGPGGAMLAYMVIGLMVYFLMTSLGEMAAFMPVSGSFATYGAKFVDEGFGFALGWNYWYSWAVTLAVELVAAQLVMHYWFPHVPGMWWSALFLTLIFALNALSVRGFGEAEYWFALIKVLTVLAFVGVGLLMIFGIMRGGPSAGWSNFTIGDAPFAGGWATMLGVAMIAGFSFQGTEMIGVAAGESENPRTTIPLAVRQIFWRILLFYVLAIFVIGVLIPYTDPSLLKSDVTDIGVSPFTLVFRHAGLAFAAGVMNAVILTAVLSAGNSGMYASTRMLYNLAVEGRAPKLFAKLSPGGVPRNALYATTAVGALCFLTSLYGDKTVYLWLLNTSGMAGFITWLGIAVSHYRFRKGFLKQGYRLDQLPYRSKWFPFGPLFAFALCAVVALGQDYQALLADKIDWVGIAATYIGLPFFLAIWLGYALVRKCRLVRYEDMEIAPWIEHNATPEAAPQAETGYAGYVARPANPTPGA